The following proteins come from a genomic window of Corynebacterium falsenii:
- the hrpA gene encoding ATP-dependent RNA helicase HrpA, protein MSTNPSHRRRRGGRRSRSRGQSMEQRRVAPERSIPPVTYPDLPVSDRRADIMEAIENNQVVIIAGETGSGKTTQIPKMCLDLGRGRSQVIGHTQPRRIAARSVAERIAEELGSPIGDPSSVVGYKIRFDDTVSKNTAVKLMTDGVLLNEIQRDRLLRAYDTIIVDEAHERSLNIDFLLGFLKRLLPKRPDLKVIITSATIDPESFAKHFADADGKPAPIIEVSGRTYPVEIRYRPLVTEREDEATGDIVRTEIDPLDGLVSACRELMRAGDGDILCFFSGEREIRDAADALESEFRGRGRSQVDILPLFGRLSNAEQHRVFNPGPKRRIVLATNIAETSLTVPGIHYVVDTGYARISRYSHRTKVQRLPVEEISQASAKQRSGRSGRIADGIAIRLYSEENFAARPEFTDPEILRTHLASVILAMAALGLGDIEDFPFLQAPDRKSIRDGVMLLQELGALTPDKEAALTPVGKDLSRIPTDPRLARMLEAGHRNNVVEQIAVIVAALSIQDVRERPLEKQQQADEMHARFAANSDFISVLKLWNYLQEQRRQLSGNQFRKLCRDEFIHYMRVREWMDLVRQLLTTIQDLSWKIPNIPHVRELVFEPDSIDEDQVHKAILTGLLTHVGMREGSSRQFTGTRNTHFVVHPSSYVAKKPPQWVMAAELVETSQVFARTVGPIDPSWVEAEAPHMVKYTYSEPRWSSKRGAAVVDEKALLLGLTLVAGRTVNASRVDKELARELFIRHALVEGDWKTRHHFFHDNQKLLAEAEQLEDKARRRDIIVDDQTLFDFYDARLPESIVSARHFDSWWKKARHKDPEKLNFSLDALISSAEGAAAAEEFPDVWRQGSLEFDLSYVFLPGDADDGITMRVPLPLLANVDGQATQWLVSGMREELAVALIRSLPKPLRTSVVPASDFARKALEKMVPYEGAFDLALADALRMLGGSGISPSDFDWSKVPNHLRMQFAAIDRRGKVVDKDRDLAALQNRLSGQVTQAIAQATARSGALGAGPSPSDASMHGGQGGSGGRGKRYSRGAGGEQGTRPAQGGSRGSSGGKDSSGRGDASGGSGLGGVLARSDSWTSEGIGVVPDTVETVIDGQTVHTFPAIVLEKSSVVLKAFPTKQAADAQQFKAVLTLMTRACSVNANQMVKGLSLRQRVAMDSLPNGPGGLIEDIVAVVCRDMLIAKGPVIKDPDRCDDMIEAARSEGPGKVRQYVVAVAPAVLAVADMRAELASWTGDAIDDMRKQLDFYLGPHAIARNGMAAMRHVPRYVAAMQARLELMSSDPDKEADLDDQVREAEQMYEATLRKLPQNRQASPQMKKVRWMIEEFRVSLFAQNLGTAQSVSLQRIRKQLDKALSARG, encoded by the coding sequence ATGTCTACTAACCCGTCCCACCGTCGCCGTCGTGGCGGACGCCGCTCCCGTTCCCGTGGTCAGTCCATGGAGCAGCGCCGCGTTGCTCCGGAGCGCTCCATTCCCCCGGTGACGTATCCGGATCTCCCGGTCTCCGATCGCCGCGCGGACATCATGGAGGCGATCGAGAACAACCAGGTGGTGATCATCGCCGGTGAAACGGGTTCAGGTAAGACCACCCAGATCCCGAAGATGTGCCTCGACCTCGGCCGGGGGCGCTCGCAGGTCATTGGCCACACACAGCCTCGTAGGATTGCCGCCCGCAGCGTGGCCGAGCGCATAGCTGAGGAGCTGGGCTCTCCGATTGGCGATCCATCCTCCGTGGTGGGCTACAAGATCCGTTTTGATGACACGGTGTCGAAGAACACCGCCGTGAAGCTGATGACCGATGGCGTGCTTCTTAACGAGATCCAGCGCGACCGGTTGTTGCGTGCTTACGACACGATCATTGTCGACGAGGCGCACGAGAGAAGCCTCAATATTGACTTCCTCCTGGGCTTTTTGAAGCGTTTGCTACCGAAACGCCCGGATCTCAAGGTGATCATCACGTCCGCGACGATCGACCCGGAGAGCTTCGCGAAGCATTTTGCAGATGCGGACGGCAAACCGGCGCCCATTATCGAGGTGTCTGGGCGCACATATCCGGTGGAGATTCGTTACCGGCCTTTAGTCACCGAGCGGGAAGACGAGGCCACCGGCGACATCGTTCGCACTGAGATTGATCCGCTCGATGGTTTGGTCTCCGCGTGCCGGGAGCTCATGCGGGCGGGCGATGGCGATATCCTGTGCTTCTTCTCGGGTGAGCGCGAAATCCGAGACGCGGCCGATGCTCTGGAATCTGAGTTCCGAGGGCGCGGGCGCTCCCAGGTCGATATCCTGCCACTGTTCGGTCGGTTGTCGAATGCGGAACAGCACCGGGTGTTTAACCCCGGACCCAAGCGTCGAATCGTCCTGGCCACGAACATCGCCGAGACGTCTCTGACGGTTCCCGGTATTCACTATGTGGTGGACACGGGCTATGCACGCATCAGCCGGTATTCGCACCGCACGAAGGTGCAGCGGCTTCCGGTGGAGGAGATCAGTCAGGCTTCTGCAAAGCAGCGCAGCGGCCGTTCAGGGCGTATCGCTGATGGCATTGCGATCCGGTTGTACTCGGAAGAGAACTTTGCGGCACGCCCGGAGTTCACCGATCCGGAAATCTTGCGCACTCACCTGGCCAGCGTCATTCTGGCCATGGCCGCCCTGGGGCTCGGGGATATTGAGGACTTCCCCTTCCTCCAGGCGCCTGACCGCAAATCCATCCGCGACGGTGTGATGCTGCTGCAAGAGCTCGGCGCCCTCACCCCTGACAAGGAAGCGGCCCTCACTCCAGTGGGCAAGGATCTATCCCGGATTCCCACTGATCCTCGGCTGGCGCGCATGCTGGAGGCAGGTCACCGCAATAACGTGGTGGAACAGATCGCCGTGATTGTTGCGGCGTTGTCCATCCAAGATGTTCGCGAGCGACCGTTGGAAAAGCAGCAACAGGCTGATGAGATGCATGCTCGGTTCGCTGCAAACTCGGATTTCATCAGTGTGTTAAAGCTGTGGAACTACCTGCAAGAGCAGCGCCGGCAGCTCAGCGGTAATCAGTTCCGGAAGCTGTGCCGTGATGAATTCATCCACTACATGCGCGTTCGCGAGTGGATGGATTTGGTGCGCCAGTTGCTCACGACGATTCAAGATCTCTCGTGGAAGATCCCCAATATTCCGCACGTCCGCGAGCTGGTCTTCGAACCCGATTCCATCGATGAGGATCAGGTGCACAAAGCCATCCTCACCGGTCTGCTCACCCACGTCGGCATGCGCGAGGGGTCTAGTAGGCAATTTACGGGCACCCGTAATACACATTTCGTCGTTCATCCGTCGTCGTATGTAGCCAAGAAGCCGCCTCAGTGGGTGATGGCTGCAGAACTCGTGGAGACGTCCCAGGTCTTCGCCCGCACGGTCGGTCCCATCGATCCGTCCTGGGTGGAGGCCGAGGCTCCACACATGGTGAAGTACACCTATTCGGAACCGCGATGGTCGAGCAAGCGTGGTGCCGCTGTGGTGGACGAGAAGGCGTTGTTGCTGGGGTTGACCCTCGTGGCAGGCAGGACGGTCAACGCTTCCCGTGTCGATAAGGAGCTGGCGCGAGAACTGTTCATTCGCCATGCGCTCGTGGAGGGCGACTGGAAGACTCGTCATCATTTCTTTCACGACAATCAGAAGCTTCTCGCCGAGGCCGAGCAGTTGGAGGATAAGGCCCGTCGCCGGGACATTATCGTCGACGACCAAACGCTGTTCGACTTCTATGACGCCCGCCTGCCCGAATCAATTGTCTCCGCGCGTCACTTCGATTCGTGGTGGAAGAAGGCTCGTCACAAGGATCCGGAGAAGCTAAACTTCTCCCTCGACGCGCTCATTAGCAGCGCGGAGGGCGCGGCTGCGGCCGAGGAGTTTCCCGACGTGTGGCGCCAGGGCAGCCTGGAGTTCGACCTCAGCTACGTCTTCCTGCCTGGTGATGCCGACGACGGCATTACCATGCGAGTTCCCCTGCCCTTGCTTGCGAATGTTGATGGACAGGCGACCCAGTGGCTCGTGTCAGGCATGCGTGAAGAGCTCGCAGTGGCGCTCATCCGCTCGTTGCCTAAGCCGTTGCGCACCAGCGTTGTTCCCGCTTCTGACTTCGCGCGCAAGGCCTTGGAAAAGATGGTTCCCTACGAGGGCGCATTTGATCTCGCGCTCGCCGACGCATTGCGGATGCTGGGTGGTTCGGGCATTTCCCCGTCCGATTTCGATTGGTCGAAGGTTCCGAACCACCTGCGTATGCAGTTTGCGGCGATCGATCGGCGTGGCAAGGTCGTTGATAAGGATAGGGATCTCGCGGCACTGCAGAATCGTCTATCGGGCCAGGTCACGCAGGCTATTGCGCAGGCGACAGCTCGATCCGGAGCGTTGGGTGCAGGCCCCAGTCCATCCGATGCTTCCATGCATGGTGGGCAGGGCGGCTCCGGTGGACGCGGCAAGCGCTACTCACGGGGTGCAGGGGGCGAGCAAGGCACTCGGCCCGCACAGGGCGGCTCGCGAGGTTCCTCTGGTGGCAAGGACAGCTCGGGCCGCGGCGATGCGTCCGGCGGCAGTGGCTTGGGTGGTGTCCTGGCCCGCAGCGATTCATGGACATCTGAAGGTATCGGCGTGGTGCCGGATACGGTCGAGACGGTCATTGACGGACAGACTGTCCACACCTTCCCTGCGATCGTCCTAGAGAAATCGTCCGTGGTGCTGAAGGCCTTCCCCACGAAGCAGGCAGCTGACGCACAACAGTTCAAGGCAGTACTGACTCTCATGACGAGGGCGTGCTCGGTGAACGCCAACCAGATGGTGAAGGGTCTTTCGCTGCGCCAGCGGGTGGCGATGGATTCACTTCCCAATGGCCCCGGGGGGTTGATTGAGGACATTGTTGCTGTGGTGTGTCGCGACATGTTGATTGCAAAGGGGCCGGTCATTAAGGATCCGGATCGCTGCGACGACATGATCGAGGCCGCGCGTTCTGAGGGGCCAGGCAAGGTGCGTCAGTATGTGGTGGCTGTGGCTCCGGCTGTGCTCGCTGTGGCCGATATGCGCGCCGAGTTAGCGTCGTGGACTGGCGACGCCATCGATGACATGCGAAAGCAGTTGGATTTCTATCTAGGTCCACATGCGATTGCGCGCAATGGAATGGCGGCAATGCGGCATGTTCCCCGGTATGTTGCTGCGATGCAAGCGCGGCTGGAGCTGATGTCGTCCGATCCCGATAAGGAAGCGGACTTGGACGACCAAGTTCGTGAGGCTGAGCAGATGTATGAGGCGACGTTGCGCAAGCTTCCGCAAAATAGGCAGGCCTCTCCCCAGATGAAGAAGGTTCGGTGGATGATCGAGGAGTTCCGGGTGAGCTTGTTCGCCCAGAACTTGGGCACGGCACAGTCTGTGTCTCTGCAACGCATCCGCAAGCAGCTCGATAAGGCTCTGAGCGCTCGCGGCTAG
- the nrdR gene encoding transcriptional regulator NrdR, protein MLCPSCSSDSSRVVDSRTVEQGVSIRRRRECSQCHTRFTTIERSVLLVTKRNGVTEEFSRDKVIKGVRRACQGREVSDDALKRLAHEVEQSIRVQHGSQVQANQIGLAILDPLRKLDEVAYLRFASVYKSFNCAEDFEQEIESLRAHRAHRALQNAAEQVAPPQDVQDEQNAESN, encoded by the coding sequence GTGTTGTGCCCTTCATGTAGCTCCGATTCCTCTCGCGTTGTTGACTCGCGCACTGTAGAACAAGGCGTTTCGATTCGCCGCCGTAGGGAATGCAGCCAATGCCATACCCGCTTCACCACCATCGAACGATCCGTTCTTCTCGTGACAAAGCGCAATGGAGTCACCGAAGAATTCAGTCGTGACAAGGTGATTAAGGGCGTGCGACGCGCCTGCCAGGGGCGAGAAGTATCTGACGATGCCCTCAAGAGGCTTGCTCACGAAGTAGAGCAGTCGATCCGTGTGCAGCACGGATCGCAGGTTCAAGCCAATCAGATCGGCCTAGCGATCCTAGACCCGCTCCGGAAGCTCGATGAGGTTGCGTACTTGCGCTTCGCCTCCGTCTATAAGTCCTTTAACTGTGCCGAGGACTTCGAGCAGGAAATTGAATCCCTTCGCGCGCATCGAGCTCACAGGGCTCTACAGAACGCCGCCGAACAGGTGGCTCCACCACAGGACGTACAGGACGAACAGAACGCAGAGAGCAACTGA